The Cervus canadensis isolate Bull #8, Minnesota chromosome 21, ASM1932006v1, whole genome shotgun sequence genomic interval TAtatgtagaaaaagcatttggcaaaattcaaaAAGCTTTCAAGATAAAATCTCTCAACAAACTAGTAGTAGAAGTTACCTCGACACAACAAAGAGCATTATGAAAAGCCCACAGCTAGTattatctgttgttgttgttcagttgctaagttgtatccaactatatgtgaccccatggaatgtagcattCCAGgatcctgtccttcaccatcttccagagttcactcagatttatgtccattgagctggtgatgctatctgactaTCTCATTCctttgctgcctccttctccttttgccttcaagctttcccagcaacagggtctttccaatgagttgtctcttagcatcaggtggccaaagtactggagcttcagcttcagcgtcagtatTTCCAGTGAATATcgagggttgattttctttaggattaactggtttgatctccctgtagtacaaaggactcttaagagtcttctccagcatcacagttcgaagtcaccaattttttggtgctcagtctttataatccaactctcacatccatacatgactactggaaagaccgtagctttgactatacagaccttagttggcaaagtgatgtctgtacTTCTTAATACActgagtttgtcatagcttttcttccaaagaacaagtgtcttttatttacatggctgcagtcaccatacacagccaaaaaaattttggAGCCcgggaaaataaaacctgtcactgtttctacttttttccccatcgatttgccatgaagtgatggtgcTGGATGCCATGCTGTTagcttttggaatgttgagttttaagccagctttttcactctcttttttcaccctcatcaaaaggatGAAACACTATACTCAAAAgttaaaaactgaaagcttttttttttttctaaaattagaaacAAGCAAGGAGGCCCTAATATTTAATATAGTACAGAAAGTACTAGTCAGGATAATTGGACAAAACTGATCAATCAATAAACCAGTCATCTCTATTGCAGGTGACATGATTTATAATAGAAAACTCTACACACTttgttaaaaagttttaaagttgcAGAAGATAGAATCAGCATTAAAAATTTAAGTTGCATTTTTATACTATTAATAagctatctgaaaaagaaattaagtaaaaaatgaaagttgcAATAGTACCAAAAGGAATAAGATACTTGGGAATAAACTTAACTAAAGAGGTAGAAGATATATACACTGAAAAATGCAAAACTTTGATGAAACTAAAGACATAAACACATGGGAAAACATTCAGTGCTCATGGATTAGGAAACTTATGTATATGTCCTCCTCCCCAACAAAATcgacagattcagtgcaatcctgtCAAACaccaatggcattatttttttacagaaacagaaaaaaaaaattctaaaatttataaggaatcacaaaagaccatgAATAGTCAAATAAATCTTAAGGATAAAAACTAAAGCTGGATTccagatttcaaaatatattgaaaGCTATGATAATTAAATTGATAGAGTACTAGCATAATAGCCATCTTAACCAATTACACAGCATGGGGAGCCCAGTAGGCACTCAGGTACATACAGTCAAATGATATTTGAAAAGGGTGCCAAAAACCCATggaggggaaaagacagtcttttcaaagaGTCATTATGGGAAAATTGGGCACTTACaagcaaaagaaggaaattctaccCTTACCTTTCACTGCACACAAAATCAACTCAAAAGAGATTAAAGcttaaacataagacataaaGTTTTAAAACTCTTTAGAAGAAACCATAGGGGAAAAGCTGCATGATATTGGACTGGGCAATGATTTAATGGATGTGACCCCAGGAGGATAGGCAACAAAAGTAGATAGAACAGTGGGATTACATCAAAATAAGAAGCACTTTCACCACCAAAGAAAGAGTCGACAACTTAGAGTAAAGAAACAACCTatagaatagaaaagaatattacaAACACTGTACCCGATAAGGGGTTAATGTCTAAAATATGTACGAAAGTCTTACAACTCAGTAGAACAAAACCAGGACAAACCCCCAAAATCTAATAGCTTAATTAATAAAAGGACTAAGGCTCAAgtatacatttttccaaagaagacaaacaagtATAAGGAGATAAATGGCCAACAGATATATGCTAGATGCTTAATGCCACTAATGTTCAGAGAAAGGAAGATCAGGAGGACAATGTTAAATACCTCACACCTatcaggatggctgttatcaaGGTGATAAAAGACAAGTGTTGAAGACAGTGTGGAGAATTTAGAATCCAGATCCATTGTCGGTGGGAATGCTcattgtgcagccactatgagaAACGGCAcagattttcttcaaaaattaaaaacagaacaaccATGTTATCTTGCAACACCATTTCcagatatgtatttaaaataattgaaatcaggGTATCTAAGTGGTAGCATTTTCATGTTCCCTGCAGCAGTATTCACAATtgttaagacatggaaacaacctacatgtctaGGGAAGGATGGATGGACACAGAAAATACGGTAAATGCACTTAATGGAATAGTattggactattattcagccctaaaaaagGAACAATATCCCAATATATAGAACAGAATGGATGAAGCGTGAGGGTCTTATGCTAAGTATAATAAGCTagtcataaaatgttaaaaaccaCATGAATTCACCCAGGTGATAAACCTCAAATTCTCAAACTCATAGATTCAGATAGTGGAATGGTGCTTGCCAGGGGGTAGAGGGAGAGGGAAATGTGGGTATTGCTAATCAATTGACATAAAATTTGTGATGGTTAACACTGTGTTGTGTTTTTAAACTATTAAGTGGATGAATCTCATATTAAGAGTTCTTATCACCTCAAAAGTATAATCTGTATATATCTGTAATGGTTAGATATGCAGGATAATGTTAATAATCATTATTGTAATTTATTGATAGCTAATTATGTTATATGCTTtacaaattcattttcatttctatagtAAGTTATGTAGACCTGGCTTACCTGAACTTACACCTGACTCACTGATGGGGAAATATGTGCTTAGAGGTTGTAGAGGCCTTAAGTCTGTCAGATACTCACcttatataatatacaaatagtGTTTGACAGAGgatagaaagaaatggagaaccTGCTATTAACTTCCCTTTAACATTTGAATCCCCTTCAATTTTCCATCACTCCCATCCTCAcctctccctttttatttttcataaagaaaaccTGTGGTATATCTCTCAAGTGTGTATTTCTCTTAATGATTATTAAGAAAGTTGTACCACTAATTAGGTTTGTATTTTCTATTACTAAAATGCGGTTTATATAAATGAGGGTTTCTTGGTATCTGTAATCACTTCAcctacacacatacacccacctTTCCAAATACTTTAGGCACCTATTAAGGCCTTAATAAGTGGAAAAGTATTCTAGCACATGAAATCCTAATTTTCTATAAAAAGGggagattttgttttgttatcaAGATTTTAGTTTCCACAAAACTTAAGTGATTTtgtcataaaataatttaaggtataaataaacaaataaatattttagggatTAAATAATTTAGATATATACCCTGTCTCAAACTAGTCCTGAACTTCAGAAGGAGCTGTGTATATATTTCAGCCAGATCAGAAAATGGAGCTTACTTTCTGCGGAATTGGAGAAAGTGAACTTAATCCACATATCTAAAATGGCTATTTCTTCACCATATTCTActacatatgtatgtgtttacTGACGTCTGTTGAGTTACTATGGGATTTGGAAATAAATAGTGATATTTCTATcattatatttacaaaattacaTATTGTTAAAAGTCTATGTTTTGAATTAATGAAGAAATtatgcagttcagttcaattgctcagttgtgtctgactctttgcaaccccatggactgcagcacgccaggcctccctgtccatcaccaactcctggagtttacccaaacccatgtccattgagttggtgatgccatccaaccatctcatcctctgtcatccccttctcctcttgccttcaatctttcccagcattagggtcttttcaaatgagtcagctcctcgcatcaggtacaaagtattgaagtttcagcttcagcatcagtccttccaatgaacacccaggactgatctccttcaggatggactggttggatcttcttgccatccaagggactctcaagagtcttctccaacaccacagttcaaaagctttaattctttggtgtttagctttctttatagtccaactcttacctccatacatgaccactggaaaaaccttagccttgactagacatacctttgttggcaaagcaatgtctctgctttttaatacgctgtctaggttggtcacaacttttcttccaaggagcaagtgtcttttaatttcatggctgcagtcaccatctacagtgattttggagccccaaaaaataaagtcagtcactgtttccccatctatttgccatgaagtgataggaccagataccatgatcttttttttctgaatgttgagttttaagccaactttttttactctcctctttcactttcatcaagaggctctctagttcttcttcactttctgccgtaagggtggagAAGAAATTATTAGGACATACCTTATTAAAGTGTGCCATAAATAATCTCTCtgtttacaaatgaaaatattcacatttttcaataaactatacagcatttaaaaacatttacccAGATAAAtagtgaagggacttccctgaagctctagtggctaagaatccatctgccaatcaGGAGACACAAGTACAGTCCCTGgtacaggaagatcccatataccatgGAACAGTTAGGTCCctccaccacaactactgagccagctctcTAGAGCCCACCAGCTGCAACCACTGATGCCATGAACACAATTAAGGAAgtctgcatgcctagagcccttgctccacaacaagagaagctactgcgaAAAGAAACCCATGCACTGCTACAGAGTAGCTCCATCTTGCCTCAACAAGAGAAAGCCtatgagcagcaatgaagattcagtgcagtcaacaaataaataatagacacatttttaaaaactataaaatggtAAAAAGAGTTTCTGTCAAATATACTGTAAATGCAATTCATAAGATTATATTTCCTGTGCTGAGTAAACTAAATATCACATCCAAACTCAAAACAGGAATTtatattaaacaatttttaatttaagaagtTGCAACTAACAAAATGTTCAGAAGAATGAGAGTCAGAAAGACATAAGAAAAGCTGTTTAAATTGAAtgagaaatatataaacaaacatgattttaaactcctaggaataaaaagaataaacaaggCTGACAGGGAAGCCATTGTGATTTGAATAAGTTATTAGAATTCTtgattatatatttcttaaagttGCCCTGCAAAGTCTCTAATTTATTATAGTACATCATTTAGTTTCCTTCTGAAAGATAGTCTTTCTTGCCATGTCCAGGAAGGCTTGCTTGACTTGCTGATTCCGTAGGCTGTAaatgaaggggttcagcatgggggctACTGAGGTGTTAAGCACAGCCACTCCCTTGCTCAAAGACACCCTATCCCGTGCTGAGGgtttaatatacataaaaatgcaGCTGCCATAAGAGATGGAGATGACAATCATGTGGGAGGAACATGTGGAAAAGGCCTTTGTCCTCTGACTAGTAGAAGGAATTCTTAAAATTGTTCTGATGATGAATGTATAGGACAGAATTATTAAAGCTAAAGTGAACATTAGAGTAAACACAGCACAGGAAAATCCCATCATTTCGAGGAAGTTTGTGTCTGAACAAGACAGttgaagcaaaggaaaataatcacAGGTAAAATGGTCAATAATATTAGACCTACAGTAATCAAGGTTTAAGAGCAACATGAGTGCAGGGAATATGATTAAGAATGAAACTAGCCAGGAAGAGAAGACAAGCAGTGTGCAGACTCTGTGGTTCATGATGGTCATGTAATGCAGGGGTTTGCAGATGGCAATGTAACGGTCATAGGACATGGCAGCCAGAAGGTAAAACTCAGTGACtcccaagagaatgaaaaaaaataactgagcaATGCAATCATTAAAAGAGATGGTTTTATCTCCTGTAATGATGGTGGCCAGGAACTTGGGTATACTGACAGTTGTGAATGATACTTCTAAGATGGAGAAATTTctgaggaagaaatacatgggggTTTGGAGGTGGGCATCCAGCAGGGTCAGGGTGATAATGGTCAGGTTCCCAGTGATGCTGAGCGTGTAGGTGATGAGCAGAAAGACAAAGATCACAACCTGAACTTGTGGGTCATCTGACAGTCCCAGGAGGATAAACTCTATTCTTTCTGTATGGTTCCTCATTCTTcagttgcttgtttgtttttctccttccagGAGATCTACAAAAGAAAGCACAAGGAATATACTAGAAGAGAGGATTACCAAATATGCTAGTGTAGACCTAGAATTTGATGAAATTAGTATGTCGTTTCACCTTCAGGGGAAATTTAAAGCAAGTTGATAATAACATTGATCCTTAAGTTTCCTCTGTTTAATAAGTAAAAAAACTCTTTGATTAAGGGAAGTTTAAAACTGTAAATATCACAAAGCTTGTAGGGCAAGAATTTGTTCCTACACTTTTCTGACACCAAATACTACCTGTGAACTTTCAGAAACATACCCACCAGGTTTCATGAGGATTGCCTTTGTGCTAATATTCCAGTGCCTACACAGTTTTCCTCCCATGTAACAAAAGCTTAATTATATTGAgaatctttaaaatggaaaagatattgcaatttttaaataaaaaatgactattttgtccttggcttctctggtggctcagaggtaaagtacctgcctgcgatataggagaagcaggagaagcaggtttgatccctgggttggaaagatccctggagaaggaaatggcaacccactccaggattcctgcctgggaatggagagaggagcctggcatgctcagTCCAAAGGGACGCAaaggagttgaacacaacttagtgactaaacaacaacaaaacagcaaatCAAGTTTTGTTAACAcccagttttttcctttttttaagatttttatatgtgaaccatttttaaaatctttattgaatttgttagaatattttttttctgttgaggtttttttggccatgatgcatgtgggatcctagatTCCCCATCAGGAATCCAACCAGCACCCCCTTCATTgcaaggcaaagtcttaaccactggaccaccaaggaagtctttcAGTTTTTTCAACTCTTACTACCTCACTGGAAGTCAGAAATGCTAAAGTCACTGCCACTGGCAACTGCAGGTTTCAGAGATAGAGGGGGAAATGAGATAGACAATAATGTAAGCTTAAGGTTGATATCATCTTAATCCCTggcaacattttataatattacaGCATAACTATGTGTCATCATTATGGGCTTTATTCTCATACAACCTATTtccctttatatttaaaatattacttaaatgttattattatgcTGATGATTAATAAGTAAGATAATTGCCCTTCAAGAAAGCAAATGTTAataatatgtttatttgtatatgttttggaaataatgagttttaatttttcttttttggggggtaaaatttaaatgatattaCAGAACACTGAGGATATGTAGGTTTGAATCCAATTCACTTACTAAgtctgaaagtcactcagtccctTCATGCCCCATCTATAAATACACACTAATGTAAGTCTATCTCATAAAGTTATTTTGACCATTAAGTGAGCAAATACATGTGAAGCGTTTTGAAAAATGCTTATCATTTAATAAAACCCATATAAGGCGTTGTTCAATGGAGAAAACATTCCCTAACCACTGAGCTGACAACATTTGGGATTTAGATGTTGTGCTATGTAAAAACTTACATCTGAGCTAAGTAGTAGTGCATAAATTTAGCATCAAGAGAGTCACATgataacaataacagcaacagcaATGGAAATAGAGTAGAATCACCTGACTATAGAGTACCTGGCAGGCATTCTGGGAAAGTGAATCTTATCCTCATTCTTCCACTTTGGGCACATGATCACTTCTCCCAACACAGTGTATCTGCCTTCTCTACTCATCACTGCTCCCCTACTTTCCACAAACAATCCACTTCTCTCATCTCCAGCTAGGATTTGATCACCACAATTGAGGCATGTTAGATATTTGCCAAGACATCAGCATTGCTACCAGTGGCCTCTTCATTTCTCTGCTCCTCATTACTATTAGTAACCTTTCTGAGAAAGACTGTGAAGgttgtattaaataaaatatatgtatgtgactAGCATAGAGGGTAGAATATTTGAATGATTTTCAAATCACCTTCTTCCTTATTCCCAAACAGATGTAATACTCATGATATGAGTTCTGTAGGAATTTATATTCATCCTTTCAAACCCACCTCACATACTGCAGAATCTCTTGTGAACTCCTCTCTGGTCTGTGTAGGACCAAGTCTTACCTTCAAAGCTATGGCAACATGATCCAGTGCCTAGTCTAGTGAGAGTAGATTTAAGATAAACACTTAGCTAAGTAAGTAATTAATGCTGTTTGTTGTTGAATTTCATACTGCCACTAAATGCAACTCGCCATTCTAAGCCAAATTCTAGACTATATTTCATGTCAGTTCTATCTTTTTTTATG includes:
- the LOC122423650 gene encoding olfactory receptor 6C1, with translation MRNHTERIEFILLGLSDDPQVQVVIFVFLLITYTLSITGNLTIITLTLLDAHLQTPMYFFLRNFSILEVSFTTVSIPKFLATIITGDKTISFNDCIAQLFFFILLGVTEFYLLAAMSYDRYIAICKPLHYMTIMNHRVCTLLVFSSWLVSFLIIFPALMLLLNLDYCRSNIIDHFTCDYFPLLQLSCSDTNFLEMMGFSCAVFTLMFTLALIILSYTFIIRTILRIPSTSQRTKAFSTCSSHMIVISISYGSCIFMYIKPSARDRVSLSKGVAVLNTSVAPMLNPFIYSLRNQQVKQAFLDMARKTIFQKETK